A region of Moorena producens PAL-8-15-08-1 DNA encodes the following proteins:
- a CDS encoding thiol-disulfide oxidoreductase DCC family protein, whose protein sequence is MGYHVIYDGDCNLCVTLVQLLENLDQGKLFNYIPMQDKEACGKLRVTPLECEMGMILIDASSDDCRWQGSDAAEEIGRLLPLGNIFVSAYRAMPGVKSLGDQVYEQIRDNRYTWFGKRSSTYKSVYPVGCKANPS, encoded by the coding sequence ATGGGATATCACGTTATTTACGATGGCGACTGTAATCTTTGTGTGACTTTGGTACAGCTACTAGAAAATTTGGATCAGGGCAAGCTATTTAATTACATACCCATGCAGGATAAAGAAGCTTGCGGCAAATTACGGGTAACACCTCTTGAGTGTGAGATGGGTATGATTTTGATCGATGCTTCTTCTGATGATTGCCGATGGCAAGGAAGTGATGCCGCTGAAGAGATTGGGCGTCTATTGCCATTGGGGAATATCTTTGTATCGGCTTATCGGGCAATGCCTGGGGTGAAGTCGTTAGGCGATCAGGTTTACGAGCAGATTCGGGATAATCGTTACACTTGGTTTGGTAAGCGTTCTAGTACGTATAAATCGGTTTACCCAGTAGGTTGCAAAGCTAATCCCAGTTGA
- a CDS encoding phosphotransacetylase family protein, which produces MAKSAKYLLIGSTEAYSGKSATILGIADQLQAKGITIAYCKPLGTFLSSNQGSTIEEDVQFITDILKLPENMVRSPLLFMDAETIEKRLGGQDSTDYRQSLQDYLQPLNSDVVLMEAAATLSAGTLFNLSLPKVAQTIDAAVLLVARFHSVLLADALLFAKQRLGESLLGVLINDIPQDKLSRVKTTLKPFLERQEIPVLGMLPRNNLLRSVSVRELVHQLQAKVLCCPDRLDLMVETLTIGAMNVNAALKYLRKGVNMAVVTGGDRPDLQMAALETSTHCLILTGQVQPQSVILRRAEEFEIPVLSVDLDTLTTVEIIDNSFGQVHLHEAIKVECMQQMMNEYFDIERLLKLLGLNPAL; this is translated from the coding sequence GTGGCAAAATCCGCTAAGTATTTACTAATTGGGTCAACAGAAGCTTACAGCGGTAAGTCAGCAACGATCCTGGGAATTGCGGATCAACTGCAAGCAAAAGGGATAACGATTGCCTACTGTAAACCACTGGGTACCTTTTTGAGTAGCAATCAAGGGTCAACCATAGAGGAAGATGTCCAGTTTATCACTGACATACTTAAGTTGCCAGAGAACATGGTGCGATCGCCTTTGCTGTTTATGGATGCTGAAACCATTGAAAAACGTTTGGGAGGACAAGACTCAACCGATTACCGTCAGTCTCTTCAAGACTATCTCCAACCACTAAATAGTGATGTAGTTTTGATGGAAGCAGCAGCAACCTTGAGTGCAGGAACTCTGTTTAACTTATCATTACCAAAAGTTGCTCAGACAATTGATGCTGCTGTCTTATTGGTGGCTCGTTTTCACTCAGTTTTACTAGCAGATGCGTTGTTATTTGCTAAGCAACGTCTGGGAGAAAGCTTACTGGGAGTTTTAATTAATGATATTCCCCAAGACAAGCTATCAAGGGTAAAAACAACATTGAAACCGTTTCTGGAACGGCAAGAAATCCCAGTATTGGGAATGCTGCCTAGAAATAATCTGTTGCGCAGTGTTAGTGTTCGGGAACTAGTACATCAGTTGCAAGCTAAAGTGCTATGCTGCCCTGACCGTTTGGATTTGATGGTGGAAACCTTGACCATTGGGGCGATGAATGTCAATGCTGCTCTGAAGTATCTACGCAAGGGCGTTAATATGGCGGTGGTGACGGGAGGCGATCGCCCAGACCTTCAGATGGCTGCTCTAGAAACCTCAACCCACTGTTTAATCCTCACCGGTCAAGTTCAGCCTCAATCGGTTATTCTCAGACGTGCTGAAGAGTTTGAAATTCCAGTACTTTCCGTTGATTTAGACACCCTAACTACTGTTGAGATTATTGACAATTCTTTTGGTCAAGTACATCTCCATGAAGCAATTAAGGTGGAGTGTATGCAACAGATGATGAATGAATATTTCGACATTGAGCGGTTGCTCAAGCTACTTGGTTTGAACCCAGCTTTATAG
- a CDS encoding ATP-binding protein, producing the protein MTLQKSDRIPAKPSLSSREYLFQSLVDNSPECIGVFDREFRYVYANPSLSKAIGIPQSELIGKTHRDLQMPEDFIHLWDRAMEKVFATGQEKSIEFQWNTENGRQFYQSCLVPELASDGSVEFVLGFSCGISDRITNTEFSRWIEQLQNSNRELEQFAYVASHDLQEPLRKVKSFTELLVEEYQGKLDHEADKYMAYIVDGVFRMQSLIKDLLAYSRLGRSELTFEPTDIAEVLEQVLENLSVTIKENHAVITHDPLPTISANPQHMVELFQNLISNGIKFRSEATPEIHIEAQLQESKWLIGVRDNGIGIPTKYAERIFSIFQRLHGRSKYPGTGIGLAICQKIVQCHGGNIWVESESGVGSRFYFTLPIHQSW; encoded by the coding sequence ATGACCCTTCAAAAAAGCGATCGCATACCAGCAAAACCATCTCTAAGCTCTCGGGAATACCTGTTTCAGTCCCTAGTGGACAATTCTCCCGAGTGTATAGGGGTATTTGACCGGGAATTTCGTTATGTCTATGCTAATCCGTCCCTGTCCAAGGCCATTGGGATCCCCCAGTCAGAATTGATCGGCAAAACCCATCGTGACCTGCAGATGCCAGAAGACTTTATCCATTTATGGGATAGAGCCATGGAAAAGGTGTTTGCCACAGGTCAAGAAAAGAGCATTGAATTCCAGTGGAACACAGAGAATGGGCGACAGTTTTATCAATCCTGTCTGGTACCAGAGTTGGCCAGTGATGGTTCAGTAGAATTTGTCTTGGGGTTTAGCTGCGGGATTAGCGATCGCATAACCAATACAGAATTTTCAAGGTGGATTGAGCAGTTACAGAACTCTAACCGAGAACTGGAACAGTTTGCTTATGTGGCTTCCCACGATTTACAAGAACCCCTGCGGAAGGTCAAGAGTTTCACAGAATTGCTGGTGGAAGAGTACCAGGGGAAATTGGATCACGAAGCAGACAAATACATGGCTTACATTGTTGATGGTGTTTTCCGCATGCAGAGTCTGATTAAAGATCTGCTCGCCTACTCCCGTTTGGGTCGGTCTGAACTGACCTTTGAACCCACAGATATCGCTGAAGTGCTTGAACAGGTTCTTGAAAACTTGAGTGTTACCATTAAAGAAAATCATGCTGTCATCACCCATGATCCACTGCCAACTATCTCAGCTAATCCCCAACACATGGTGGAATTGTTCCAGAATCTAATCAGTAATGGCATCAAATTCCGTTCCGAGGCAACTCCTGAGATTCACATTGAAGCTCAGTTGCAGGAATCCAAATGGTTAATAGGGGTTCGAGATAATGGTATTGGTATTCCAACCAAGTATGCTGAACGAATTTTTTCCATATTCCAACGACTACATGGTAGGAGCAAGTATCCCGGTACCGGGATTGGTTTAGCCATTTGTCAGAAAATCGTCCAGTGTCACGGTGGAAATATTTGGGTCGAATCCGAGTCTGGTGTTGGCTCAAGATTCTATTTCACCTTGCCAATTCATCAGAGTTGGTAG
- a CDS encoding LapA family protein yields the protein MRLLFLISGFVIGLAIAAILFALQNKAIVAVNFGVWTVEEPLSLVILLTLSMGCLAGLLISTPTLINQSRKLARQRKRINELEQDYNETIGNIENQRKRIEYLEDSLKSKIGASSAESEPQ from the coding sequence ATGCGCTTATTGTTTTTGATTTCAGGCTTCGTGATCGGCTTAGCTATAGCAGCTATTTTATTCGCCCTCCAAAATAAAGCAATTGTGGCGGTAAACTTTGGGGTTTGGACTGTAGAAGAACCTTTATCTCTAGTGATTCTTTTAACTCTATCTATGGGCTGTTTAGCCGGTTTATTAATCTCCACACCTACTCTAATTAACCAAAGTCGTAAACTAGCTCGGCAACGGAAACGGATTAATGAATTAGAGCAGGATTATAATGAAACAATAGGAAATATTGAGAATCAACGCAAAAGGATAGAGTACTTAGAAGATAGTTTAAAAAGTAAGATAGGTGCCTCATCAGCAGAATCTGAGCCGCAATAG
- a CDS encoding PRC-barrel domain-containing protein: protein MSLLFIQPKPIRQSQLLNRLVLERQTTEEIGHVDQLLLDYQAHRVVALRCKSGLLGTKKRYFAWSQVESIGTDSILVNTSKNHKAQQKTESWDSLIGHEVWTDAGNKIGKLVDYLLKPKSGSVVNYLFSDSGWHGVMDGMYLLPPVAISSIGSKRVIVLETVAQNSKPYGEGLNKKIGQATDLIKEDYQKTVQEFQAVKRKAQHIPEHLKDKAQSVTEQLKDKANATTEQLKDKAQSVTEQLKDTAKATTAHLQDKAKSVTKQLKDKT from the coding sequence ATGTCTTTACTATTTATCCAACCCAAACCGATCAGGCAGAGCCAGTTACTCAATCGTCTAGTATTAGAGCGTCAGACCACCGAAGAAATTGGTCATGTCGATCAACTCTTGTTGGACTATCAAGCTCATCGAGTCGTGGCCTTAAGGTGTAAGTCTGGATTACTTGGGACGAAAAAACGGTACTTTGCTTGGAGTCAAGTAGAGAGTATTGGCACTGATAGTATTCTCGTCAACACTAGCAAAAATCACAAAGCTCAACAGAAAACCGAGTCTTGGGATTCACTGATCGGACATGAGGTGTGGACAGATGCGGGTAACAAAATTGGTAAGCTAGTGGACTACTTACTCAAACCTAAAAGCGGTAGTGTCGTTAACTATCTCTTCTCCGACAGTGGCTGGCATGGGGTTATGGATGGTATGTATCTACTCCCACCCGTAGCAATTTCGAGTATTGGCAGCAAGCGGGTTATTGTACTGGAGACTGTTGCTCAAAATAGTAAACCGTATGGGGAAGGACTTAATAAAAAAATTGGTCAAGCTACAGACCTGATCAAGGAAGATTATCAAAAAACTGTGCAGGAATTTCAAGCTGTCAAACGAAAAGCTCAACATATACCAGAACATTTGAAAGATAAAGCCCAATCAGTCACTGAACAGTTGAAGGATAAAGCCAATGCTACCACCGAACAGTTGAAAGATAAAGCTCAATCAGTGACTGAGCAGTTGAAAGACACAGCCAAAGCTACCACCGCACACTTACAGGATAAAGCCAAATCCGTTACGAAGCAGTTGAAAGACAAAACCTAA
- the rbsK gene encoding ribokinase, which yields MKPVIVFGSINMDLVAKTPRLPVPGETLQGHEFFTAPGGKGANQAVAVARLGIPTKMVGRVGSDDFGTQLGHSLGVTGVDTDSVLVEEGVSSGIAVISVDEAGENTIIFLAGANGHVNETDVERLSSLLPGAAVLLIQLEIPMSVVLLAAAAAQKVGCPVILDPAPAQELPEELYGMVDIMTPNQLEASVLVDFPVDTIESAKNASEVLLQRGVDTVIVTLGEQGVFCATGSESFFVPAFSVEAVDTVAAGDAFNGAMAVAIAKGLPLRQAVVWGAAAGALAVTKAGAQPSLPDQETFNAFLTELGISY from the coding sequence ATGAAACCAGTTATTGTTTTCGGCAGTATCAATATGGATTTGGTAGCCAAAACTCCCCGGTTACCAGTTCCAGGTGAAACACTACAAGGCCATGAATTTTTTACTGCCCCTGGTGGGAAAGGGGCAAATCAAGCTGTGGCGGTGGCACGGTTGGGTATCCCCACTAAAATGGTGGGGCGCGTTGGTAGTGATGATTTTGGAACTCAGCTAGGCCACAGTCTAGGGGTAACGGGTGTTGACACTGATAGTGTTTTGGTTGAGGAGGGGGTGAGTTCTGGGATTGCAGTGATTTCGGTGGATGAGGCTGGGGAGAATACCATTATTTTCCTGGCTGGTGCTAATGGGCATGTTAATGAAACTGATGTGGAACGCCTCAGTAGTTTGTTGCCAGGAGCCGCTGTTTTATTGATACAGTTGGAGATTCCCATGTCCGTCGTGCTCTTAGCAGCAGCCGCAGCTCAGAAAGTGGGTTGTCCAGTGATTCTTGACCCAGCACCAGCTCAGGAGTTGCCAGAGGAACTGTATGGCATGGTGGATATTATGACACCGAATCAGTTGGAAGCCTCTGTACTAGTGGATTTTCCTGTCGATACCATAGAGTCAGCTAAGAACGCATCAGAAGTACTGTTGCAACGAGGTGTGGATACGGTGATTGTGACTTTAGGGGAGCAGGGAGTTTTCTGTGCCACTGGTTCTGAATCGTTCTTCGTCCCTGCTTTTTCTGTTGAAGCTGTGGATACTGTGGCGGCTGGAGATGCGTTTAATGGTGCAATGGCTGTGGCAATAGCCAAAGGGTTACCGTTGCGGCAAGCGGTAGTATGGGGAGCTGCAGCTGGGGCGCTTGCTGTGACTAAGGCTGGGGCTCAGCCCTCTTTGCCTGATCAAGAGACATTCAATGCCTTTCTCACAGAATTAGGTATTAGCTATTAG
- the ebsA gene encoding type IV pilus biogenesis protein EbsA codes for MSIEKLKPADKGAVGIYVPYYQGNKRNLLPIAISLYQQGSLEGRRQIEGGDSIPFVATWFVSNLPSELTRCRLQFDGNADLSYELTMQNSEFVNYLIEVIMNFKRLRITDFSKAFYRKLLRIDE; via the coding sequence ATGTCGATCGAAAAACTTAAGCCTGCCGACAAAGGAGCTGTCGGGATTTATGTTCCCTACTACCAGGGTAATAAACGCAATCTTTTACCTATAGCAATTAGCCTCTACCAACAAGGGTCTTTGGAAGGTCGTCGCCAGATAGAAGGCGGTGATAGTATTCCCTTCGTTGCTACTTGGTTTGTATCTAATCTTCCTTCGGAACTAACTCGTTGCCGATTACAATTTGATGGTAACGCGGATCTCAGTTACGAACTGACTATGCAAAATTCTGAGTTTGTGAATTACTTAATCGAAGTGATTATGAACTTTAAGCGATTGCGTATAACGGATTTTTCCAAGGCATTCTACCGCAAACTGCTACGCATTGATGAATAA
- a CDS encoding response regulator, which translates to MYSKFPEILLIEDDPGDIELTRKALNKAKLGINLHVVMDGTQALAYLYREGEYADSQQPDLILLDLNLPGMNGQEILEHIKGDDNLKQIPVVMLTTSDAQEDIVKSYDLGANCYLKKPISLKEFDNIIEALENFWFSVVKLPPPETS; encoded by the coding sequence ATGTACAGTAAATTCCCTGAAATTCTGCTAATAGAAGACGATCCTGGAGATATAGAACTCACCAGGAAAGCACTCAACAAAGCGAAACTGGGGATTAACCTCCATGTGGTTATGGATGGTACTCAAGCCCTCGCTTATCTCTACAGAGAGGGGGAGTATGCTGATTCCCAGCAACCTGACTTAATTTTGCTAGATCTAAACCTGCCTGGGATGAATGGACAAGAGATTCTCGAGCATATCAAAGGTGATGATAACCTCAAGCAAATCCCCGTTGTGATGCTTACCACTTCAGATGCTCAGGAAGATATTGTAAAAAGCTATGACTTGGGAGCTAACTGTTATCTTAAAAAACCAATTAGCTTAAAAGAATTTGACAATATTATCGAAGCCCTAGAAAATTTCTGGTTTAGTGTTGTGAAGCTACCGCCGCCAGAAACTAGCTAG
- a CDS encoding Uma2 family endonuclease yields MVASYHREYMTPEAYLDWEEKQELNYEYIDGEVYAMTGGTIPHGTIALNLATALKSHLGGGSCRPFIFSVKVGVSEKGPFHYPDVMVTCDQRDSNALKVIYHPCLIAEVLSPSTEAFDRGRKFANYRRIKTLEEYLLIDTQQITIECFRRNPQGKWELNPYTEGEEIHLTSIDFSCPISLIYENVTV; encoded by the coding sequence ATGGTTGCTTCTTATCACAGAGAGTACATGACTCCCGAAGCTTATCTAGACTGGGAGGAAAAGCAAGAACTCAACTATGAATACATCGACGGCGAAGTCTATGCTATGACTGGGGGAACTATTCCCCATGGAACCATTGCTCTGAATCTTGCGACTGCCTTAAAAAGCCATTTGGGGGGAGGTTCGTGTCGTCCTTTTATCTTTAGTGTCAAAGTGGGTGTATCGGAAAAAGGCCCCTTTCACTACCCCGATGTCATGGTAACCTGCGACCAACGAGACAGCAATGCCCTCAAAGTCATTTATCATCCCTGTCTGATTGCAGAAGTCCTCTCTCCCTCCACTGAAGCCTTTGATCGAGGTCGCAAATTTGCTAACTATCGCCGTATCAAAACTTTAGAAGAATACCTTTTGATTGATACTCAACAGATCACTATCGAGTGCTTCCGGCGCAATCCACAAGGCAAATGGGAACTCAATCCCTACACAGAAGGAGAAGAAATTCACTTGACCAGCATTGATTTTAGTTGTCCCATCTCCTTAATTTATGAGAATGTTACAGTCTAG
- a CDS encoding ATP-binding protein, with the protein MSSTYLPVTSPSADQRNFPVPSPVPASVIYFQNKLPTERPDHSDCTRILLIEDDIQDVELIKALLKKAKHFPATLTHVETLEQGLECLKYGNIDIVLCDLFLPDQQGLETFCEIYAQFPEMPIIILSGLTDENLAIEALQEGAQDYLVKGEFDRNLLIRAMRYGIERQRLLLALKRKTEALRASEEQFRTMITRNADGVVIIDHNRVIQFVNPAAEYLMNCKAEKLQGELWCSSLVVGQSTELDIRSSYGKIVIAEIQLVEIQWEGKKAYMASLRDITTRKEIEIAQKELNDELERRVEERTVELRVANAQLQVLELKLRQSLVKEKELSNFKSRIISSISHEYRTPLTTISSSAAILERYGHKINPTQQVKHCRRIQSMVQHLTGLVDDVLFINKTEFDQLDFQPAPIDLVIFCNKLVDEIQSKTTDKHQILFSHEGDYKEFTSDPKLLRQMLTNLLSNAIKYSPQGGKVELNAKCDNNQVILEVKDEGIGIPKHDQGELFNSFSRGSNIGSIAGIGLGLSIVKSYVEQHQGEIVMASKIGVGTRVTVSLPFLR; encoded by the coding sequence ATGTCATCAACATACCTACCAGTCACTTCACCGTCAGCTGATCAAAGGAATTTCCCTGTCCCTTCACCAGTCCCTGCTTCAGTCATTTATTTTCAGAATAAACTCCCCACAGAAAGACCAGACCATTCTGATTGTACCCGAATCCTCTTAATTGAGGACGATATCCAGGATGTTGAGCTCATTAAAGCATTACTCAAAAAGGCCAAACATTTTCCAGCAACACTCACCCATGTAGAGACCTTAGAGCAAGGTCTCGAATGCCTAAAGTATGGAAATATTGATATCGTACTCTGTGACCTGTTCTTACCCGATCAGCAAGGCTTAGAGACATTTTGTGAAATTTATGCCCAGTTTCCCGAAATGCCTATAATCATTCTGAGTGGACTGACTGATGAGAATTTAGCCATAGAAGCGCTACAAGAAGGAGCACAAGATTACTTAGTTAAAGGAGAATTTGATCGGAACCTATTGATACGAGCGATGCGCTATGGCATTGAGCGGCAACGACTGCTATTAGCACTGAAGCGAAAAACTGAAGCCCTACGAGCCAGTGAAGAACAATTTCGCACCATGATTACCAGAAATGCTGATGGTGTTGTCATTATTGATCACAATCGAGTGATTCAATTTGTTAATCCCGCAGCAGAATACCTGATGAACTGTAAAGCGGAAAAACTCCAAGGAGAACTATGGTGCAGTTCCTTAGTGGTTGGCCAATCTACAGAACTAGATATTCGCTCCTCCTATGGAAAAATTGTTATTGCCGAAATCCAGCTAGTAGAGATTCAATGGGAAGGAAAAAAAGCCTATATGGCATCACTGCGAGATATCACCACTCGCAAGGAAATAGAAATTGCTCAGAAGGAACTGAATGATGAGTTAGAACGTCGGGTTGAGGAGCGCACAGTTGAACTAAGAGTAGCTAATGCTCAGCTCCAAGTTTTGGAACTTAAACTACGTCAATCACTGGTTAAAGAGAAAGAATTGAGCAATTTTAAATCTCGGATTATCTCTAGCATTTCCCATGAGTACCGCACCCCATTAACTACAATTTCTTCATCAGCAGCAATCCTGGAACGGTACGGTCATAAAATTAATCCGACTCAGCAAGTGAAACATTGTAGACGTATTCAATCCATGGTTCAGCACCTGACTGGTTTAGTGGATGATGTGCTATTTATTAACAAGACAGAATTTGACCAACTGGATTTCCAACCAGCACCTATAGATTTAGTTATATTTTGTAATAAATTAGTTGATGAAATCCAATCTAAAACCACAGATAAACACCAGATATTGTTTAGCCATGAAGGTGACTATAAGGAATTCACATCAGATCCTAAGCTGTTACGGCAAATGCTAACTAATCTCCTCTCTAACGCTATTAAATATTCTCCTCAAGGAGGCAAAGTTGAACTTAACGCTAAATGTGACAATAATCAAGTAATACTGGAAGTTAAAGATGAAGGTATTGGCATTCCTAAGCACGATCAAGGTGAGTTATTTAATTCCTTTAGTCGCGGGAGTAATATCGGTTCTATAGCGGGCATTGGATTGGGGTTATCAATTGTAAAAAGTTATGTGGAACAGCATCAAGGAGAGATAGTTATGGCAAGTAAAATAGGTGTAGGTACTCGTGTCACCGTCTCTTTACCATTTCTTCGTTAG
- a CDS encoding sensor histidine kinase — MFQTTRRRLALWYTTVTAVLLLLFATGVYIYVRHTLIERVDDTLKHVVEVVERSLVIQPVDDGESLYQFNIEASFRDNSDGVEDDHIDLEWFSPKGDLLWSTFSEPLTIPLKTNTTRATVHLSAEHLLRQLTQPVEIEDYILGYLRVSHPWFEVTKPSHQLIFDLTLGTVVMIISTGAIGWLLSGMAMKPVRESYQRLKQFTADASHELRNPIATIQTNVQVALGDPDLASDLQRHQLEVIERLTQRLGKLVNDLLFLARADSGMVKPQWQLVHLDALLMEVIEEQQLIATDKGISLYLIEIPNPDHGESTEQTEEKEEQMGAGEVFLPPCPSNEFQNPTFDEDAFTLEGDWNQLVRLFTNLVNNAVQYTPASTKTPGEAFIQVELQQLEPPSKRRPTNLQFLTGSPSWGGPPRPRYLLQVKVTDSGQGICASALPQIFDRFYRADPARPYDTAKGAGLGLAIAKTIVENHHGQIEVESTLNQGTTFTVTIPVFSCPAKEAPHLMRSIGVG; from the coding sequence ATGTTTCAAACTACTCGCCGACGCCTTGCTCTGTGGTACACTACGGTCACAGCAGTCTTACTGTTACTATTTGCAACTGGTGTCTATATTTATGTCCGCCACACCCTGATTGAACGGGTTGATGACACCCTCAAACATGTCGTAGAAGTGGTAGAGCGATCACTGGTGATTCAACCTGTGGATGATGGCGAGAGTCTCTACCAATTCAACATTGAAGCCAGTTTTCGAGACAATAGTGATGGGGTAGAAGATGACCACATTGACCTGGAGTGGTTTAGTCCGAAGGGGGATTTGCTTTGGTCAACCTTCTCTGAGCCCTTAACTATTCCCTTAAAGACCAACACCACTAGGGCAACCGTTCATTTATCAGCAGAGCATCTCCTGCGACAGTTAACCCAACCGGTGGAAATCGAAGATTATATCTTGGGTTATTTACGGGTGAGCCACCCATGGTTTGAAGTCACCAAACCCAGCCACCAACTGATATTTGATCTGACTCTAGGTACAGTGGTGATGATTATCTCTACTGGTGCTATTGGTTGGTTACTATCTGGTATGGCTATGAAGCCAGTAAGAGAGTCCTACCAACGGCTTAAACAATTCACTGCTGATGCTTCCCACGAACTGAGAAACCCAATTGCTACGATTCAGACTAACGTGCAAGTTGCTCTGGGGGATCCCGATTTGGCATCTGACTTGCAACGGCACCAACTCGAAGTGATAGAGCGATTAACCCAGCGCTTAGGAAAACTGGTGAATGACCTGCTGTTTTTGGCTCGTGCTGATAGCGGTATGGTAAAACCCCAGTGGCAATTAGTCCACCTAGATGCTTTGCTAATGGAAGTGATCGAGGAGCAACAACTGATTGCTACAGACAAAGGTATTTCCCTGTACTTGATTGAAATCCCCAATCCCGATCATGGAGAGAGCACAGAGCAGACAGAGGAGAAAGAGGAACAGATGGGGGCTGGTGAGGTATTTCTGCCACCCTGCCCTAGTAACGAATTCCAAAATCCAACATTCGACGAAGATGCCTTTACCCTTGAGGGGGATTGGAATCAATTGGTACGTTTATTTACCAATCTAGTGAATAATGCTGTGCAATACACACCCGCCTCTACCAAAACTCCAGGGGAAGCATTTATTCAAGTGGAATTACAACAGTTAGAACCTCCCAGCAAACGTAGGCCAACAAACCTGCAATTCCTCACTGGTAGTCCCTCATGGGGGGGACCGCCAAGACCGCGCTACCTCCTTCAAGTTAAGGTAACTGATTCCGGTCAAGGCATCTGTGCATCAGCATTACCTCAGATTTTTGATCGCTTTTATCGCGCTGATCCAGCTAGACCTTATGATACAGCAAAAGGAGCTGGGCTAGGTTTAGCGATCGCTAAAACAATAGTTGAAAATCACCACGGTCAAATCGAAGTTGAAAGCACTCTCAACCAAGGGACAACGTTTACTGTCACAATACCCGTTTTTAGCTGTCCGGCAAAAGAAGCCCCACACCTAATGCGCAGCATAGGTGTGGGATGA